Below is a window of Populus alba chromosome 2, ASM523922v2, whole genome shotgun sequence DNA.
TCGCCATCATCTCAAAATATGCATCCATATGCACCTTGGCTTTGGGATGGTCAATCATCTCTCCAATCGTGCTCATTAGTTTGCAAAGAGCCTCAACATCTTCCTCATCGGGATTCTGATATTGACCCAGCAACTTTTTGATGCACTCGTGCATTATTCTTTCAGtcaacattctttttttatacagCTCTCCAATAAGTCTTATGTTACCAAGCATGCGTCTGCGAGCCTtgattctcttttcttctctttcttcttcagaCTGTTTAATCTCATCCTCTTCATCAGCTTTATTAGCTTCTTCTTGCTCTCGCTCCCCTCTCTCAAATTCTTCCTGACACTTGTTCAGAAGTAACCTCTTGAAAGTTACCTTTTCATAATCTGCAGTGAGTTCAGGCAACTCTGCCGCTAGATGAAAGCAAATATTAGCGTACATTTCAGAGAAAGTAGGCTCCATTAATGCTTTGTCAAAGATCTGTGAGACAACGCCATTAAGTGTGACAACATTGTCAATGTTAACAGCTTTTACTTGCTCAAAAAGCTTGTCAAAATTCTGAGGTGTTAGCTTGTTCAATATGCCTTTCAGTTGTCTTTGCTTGGCTGCTTCTTCATATGCCCACTTTACCCACTTCATACTTTTCTCAGCTTTGTGCATTTTCTCAGCTTTGTGCATAGTCTGTGATGGAGTCTGAGGAGAAGGAATTGATCCTTTATGGACAAAAATAGCAGCACGCTGCCATCTGTCAGCATCTAAGCCACCTCTTTGCAGCCCTCCCTGCGGACCCATTGATTGCATGGGTCCGGATAAAATCCCTCCTCCATAATGTACAGGACTCTGTGCTCGTGGATTACTCGGAGCACCAAAGTTGCCTCCTGCAACAGGTCGAAAACCTACATTTGTTCCATAACCCATATCCAAGTGTAAATCCATTCCAGGACCAGATGCACCAGGCTGCTTGCTCCATCGGCCATCATCAACTATACCACTCCTACGGCGGTCTATACGAGATCCGCTATTAGACCTGTCCATGACCCTTGCAGGACTGGGGCATGGATCACGATCAGCAAGATGAGAAGCATTGACATCCATCAAGGAGCCTGCTATATCAGATGGAATTTGAAAACCTCCAGGAAGATCAGTACATTGCTCAGAAAATTTAGGGACGAAATCTCTGGAATACCAGCCTTCAGGTTCTCTCGGGCTGCATGtcagaaaagaaattcaaaacataaaaatcaggCACCAGACTATCTGTAATTTGATTCCAgaggataaataaataaaaaataacaccaGAGTAACACAATGTTACTCCAAATAAAAACCTGCGGAAAACAAACTGCAACAGTAACTGTCGGCCGAAGATGAAAAACTAAAGATCAATCATGTGATAAATGAATACAGGCTGAGCTAACAATAATACTGAGATTTATAAATAGAAACATCACATAAACGAAATATAAAGCGGTAATCTCGTAGAATTTGATCTCAtgcatgattataaaaaaaaatccatgaagaGTAAAGGAGAGGCATGAAGTGAGAGTACCATTCTGGATTGCTTCGTAGAACAGAAACCCTAGAAATCTCTTGATTAGCGGccaagagattaaaaaaactcaCCTCTTTACTTGTTTTATGACCTCTACACGGCTGtggctgcgttttatttaaaacataatctgTAGCtatttggtaataaaaaaaattaatttactatgCATGGAGCCCAtgtgatttttgtgtttaaaacgCTGTAAAGAAAAAGTTACGAAAACCTGCTTTTCATGCATTGTAtcggataaaaaataaagtatagtGCAATTCACTACACTGTTCacgagtgaattgcactgttcacatgtgaacaatatttttttcttgaaaaactagtattgagtgaattaaatttactactaattttattacacgctcaaaaaattacgaaaactgtaattcttatcagatgaattttgtacgtaatagaattataaatagtttaatgaaataataaaaaatatttttatataaagtattatttttttcatgatgtaataggagtaattaattttacaatatttaaatttaaaaccaccaatattaatatatgtttttttaaaattattttataacctcaatttcaaaagcattcttaaccaaacacattaaac
It encodes the following:
- the LOC118042178 gene encoding eukaryotic translation initiation factor 4G isoform X1 — translated: MDVNASHLADRDPCPSPARVMDRSNSGSRIDRRRSGIVDDGRWSKQPGASGPGMDLHLDMGYGTNVGFRPVAGGNFGAPSNPRAQSPVHYGGGILSGPMQSMGPQGGLQRGGLDADRWQRAAIFVHKGSIPSPQTPSQTMHKAEKMHKAEKSMKWVKWAYEEAAKQRQLKGILNKLTPQNFDKLFEQVKAVNIDNVVTLNGVVSQIFDKALMEPTFSEMYANICFHLAAELPELTADYEKVTFKRLLLNKCQEEFERGEREQEEANKADEEDEIKQSEEEREEKRIKARRRMLGNIRLIGELYKKRMLTERIMHECIKKLLGQYQNPDEEDVEALCKLMSTIGEMIDHPKAKVHMDAYFEMMAKLSNNMKLSSRVRFMLKDSIDLRKNKWQQRRKVEGPKKICSFAVPPACDQMNCQERNMNYVNRDLRNLDHGFNRPLGSPPPTRAQGPPLSQTTPTGQLCTEERLRDMSRAAIKEFYSARDEKEVALCIKELNSPSFHPSMISIWVTDSFERKDLERDLLAKLLVSLARSQNGILDSNQLIKGFESILTTLEDAVNDAPKAPEFLGRIIGRVVVENVVPLSEIGRLLHEGGEEPGSLLKFGFAGDVLGNILETIKVEKGEAVLNEIRGASNLRLEDFRPPDPIRSRILENFI